The Caretta caretta isolate rCarCar2 chromosome 10, rCarCar1.hap1, whole genome shotgun sequence genome has a window encoding:
- the ISLR2 gene encoding immunoglobulin superfamily containing leucine-rich repeat protein 2 isoform X1 produces the protein MELKDFMQTHAWRRKMDPLLWLWIAAFLGVSQGCPEPCSCVDKYAHQFADCAYKDLQAVPVGLPSNVTTLSLSANKITSLQKSSFVEVTQVTSLWLAHNEISAIEQGTFAILVQLKNLDISRNQIVDFPWGDLYNLSALQLLKMNNNHMVKLPWEAFHTLKDLRSLRINNNKFTTIAEGTFDSLTSLSHLQIYNNPFNCTCRLLWLKSWAENTLISIPEKDSISCAAPDSLRGVPLGRIPDLQCAPPSVQLTYHPNLDNTELYDGFTLLLHCRVRGSPQPEVSWKVQTASQALEIKGPGVERAGNELPAGSSKQSAERFVVYGNGTLVIPHLSKREEGTYTCLATNELGSNQTSVNVAVAGAQKYPARPMEDPLAGKAQPGERKPGPKGSKNSVLSPEERPKPLSPTRHSSHSPWLEQVPSKRPPFEKNCGSSADTQYVSNHAFNQSGQLKQHTFDLGVIALDVSENEAKVQLTPFYGQPEKAHLRALYLCAESGHGHSMVQWSRIEEGVNSYWFQGLTPGTNYSVCLTYLGEDCQVQVVFTTKKEIPSLIIIVVVSIFLLALATVPLLGATCCHLLAKYQGKTYKLIMKAQNPDQMEKHMAADFDPRASYLESEKNYNPSEPGEGEAEREAEGQRELERDESLVAESIAESQSKTNPEEFEVGSEYSDRLPLGAEAVNISQEINGNYRQPAR, from the exons ATGGAGCTAAAAGACTTTATGCAAACACATGCTTGGAG GAGGAAGATGGACCCGTTGCTCTGGCTGTGGATCGCAGCTTTTCTGGGGGTGAGCCAGGGCTGCCCGGAGCCCTGCTCCTGTGTGGACAAATACGCCCATCAGTTCGCAGACTGCGCTTACAAAGATCTGCAGGCGGTCCCCGTGGGGCTGCCCTCCAACGTGACCACCCTCAGCCTGTCCGCCAACAAGATCACCTCCCTGCAGAAGAGCTCCTTCGTGGAGGTCACCCAGGTCACCTCGCTGTGGCTGGCTCACAACGAGATCAGCGCCATAGAGCAGGGCACCTTCGCCATCCTGGTGCAGCTGAAGAACCTGGACATCAGTCGCAACCAGATCGTAGACTTCCCCTGGGGGGATCTGTACAACCTCAGCGCCCTGCAGCTGCTCAAGATGAACAACAACCACATGGTGAAGCTGCCCTGGGAGGCCTTCCACACCCTGAAAGACCTGAGGTCCCTGCGCATAAACAACAACAAGTTCACCACCATCGCCGAGGGCACTTTCGATTCGCTGACTTCCCTGTCTCACTTGCAGATCTACAACAACCCCTTCAACTGCACCTGCAGGCTCCTGTGGCTGAAGAGCTGGGCTGAGAACACCCTGATCTCCATCCCCGAGAAGGACTCCATCAGCTGTGCAGCCCCGGACAGCCTCCGAGGTGTCCCACTGGGGAGAATCCCAGACCTGCAGTGCGCGCCTCCCTCCGTGCAGCTGACCTACCACCCCAACCTGGACAACACCGAGCTCTACGACGGCTTCACGCTCCTGCTGCACTGCAGAGTCAGGGGCAGCCCCCAGCCGGAGGTCAGCTGGAAGGTGCAAACCGCCAGCCAAGCCCTGGAGATAAAGGGGCCCGGCGTGGAGAGGGCTGGGAACGAGCTACCCGCTGGCAGCTCCAAGCAGAGTGCAGAGCGCTTCGTGGTCTACGGGAACGGCACCCTGGTCATCCCTCACCTGAGCAAGCGAGAGGAAGGGACCTACACCTGCCTGGCCACCAACGAGCTGGGCAGCAACCAGACCTCGGTCAACGTGGCTGTGGCCGGTGCCCAGAAATACCCCGCCCGCCCCATGGAGGATCCCCTGGCAGGCAAAGCGCAGCCGGGGGAGAGGAAGCCGGGCCCCAAGGGCTCCAAGAACAGCGTCCTCAGCCCCGAAGAGAggcccaaacccctcagccccacccggCACAGCTCCCACTCGCCGTGGCTGGAACAGGTCCCCTCCAAGCGGCCCCCCTTCGAGAAGAATTGCGGCTCCAGCGCGGACACCCAGTACGTCTCCAACCATGCCTTCAACCAGAGTGGCCAGCTGAAGCAGCACACCTTCGACCTGGGCGTCATCGCGCTGGACGTGTCGGAGAACGAGGCCAAGGTGCAGCTCACCCCCTTCTACGGACAACCGGAAAAAGCCCACCTGCGGGCGCTCTACCTGTGCGCGGAGAGCGGCCACGGCCACTCCATGGTGCAGTGGTCCAGGATCGAGGAAGGTGTGAACTCCTACTGGTTCCAGGGCTTGACCCCCGGCACCAACTACTCGGTCTGCCTGACTTACCTGGGGGAGGATTGccaggtgcaagtggtcttcacCACCAAGAAGGAGATCCCCTCCCTCATCATCATCGTGGTggtcagcatcttcctgctggccCTGGCCACCGTCCCCCTGCTGGGGGCCACCTGCTGCCACTTGCTCGCCAAGTATCAGGGCAAAACCTACAAACTCATCATGAAGGCCCAGAACCCAGACCAGATGGAGAAGCACATGGCGGCCGACTTCGACCCGCGGGCCTCTTACCTGGAGTCGGAGAAGAACTACAACCCAAGTGAGCCAGGAGAAGGTGAGGCAGAGCGGGAGGcggaggggcagagggagctggagcGAGACGAGAGCCTGGTGGCCGAATCCATCGCCGAGTCCCAATCCAAAACCAATCCAGAGGAGTTTGAGGTGGGGTCCGAATACAGCGACAGGCTGCCCCTTGGGGCCGAGGCTGTGAACATCTCCCAAGAGATCAATGGGAACTACAGGCAGCCAGCTCGCTGA
- the ISLR2 gene encoding immunoglobulin superfamily containing leucine-rich repeat protein 2 isoform X2 — MDPLLWLWIAAFLGVSQGCPEPCSCVDKYAHQFADCAYKDLQAVPVGLPSNVTTLSLSANKITSLQKSSFVEVTQVTSLWLAHNEISAIEQGTFAILVQLKNLDISRNQIVDFPWGDLYNLSALQLLKMNNNHMVKLPWEAFHTLKDLRSLRINNNKFTTIAEGTFDSLTSLSHLQIYNNPFNCTCRLLWLKSWAENTLISIPEKDSISCAAPDSLRGVPLGRIPDLQCAPPSVQLTYHPNLDNTELYDGFTLLLHCRVRGSPQPEVSWKVQTASQALEIKGPGVERAGNELPAGSSKQSAERFVVYGNGTLVIPHLSKREEGTYTCLATNELGSNQTSVNVAVAGAQKYPARPMEDPLAGKAQPGERKPGPKGSKNSVLSPEERPKPLSPTRHSSHSPWLEQVPSKRPPFEKNCGSSADTQYVSNHAFNQSGQLKQHTFDLGVIALDVSENEAKVQLTPFYGQPEKAHLRALYLCAESGHGHSMVQWSRIEEGVNSYWFQGLTPGTNYSVCLTYLGEDCQVQVVFTTKKEIPSLIIIVVVSIFLLALATVPLLGATCCHLLAKYQGKTYKLIMKAQNPDQMEKHMAADFDPRASYLESEKNYNPSEPGEGEAEREAEGQRELERDESLVAESIAESQSKTNPEEFEVGSEYSDRLPLGAEAVNISQEINGNYRQPAR, encoded by the coding sequence ATGGACCCGTTGCTCTGGCTGTGGATCGCAGCTTTTCTGGGGGTGAGCCAGGGCTGCCCGGAGCCCTGCTCCTGTGTGGACAAATACGCCCATCAGTTCGCAGACTGCGCTTACAAAGATCTGCAGGCGGTCCCCGTGGGGCTGCCCTCCAACGTGACCACCCTCAGCCTGTCCGCCAACAAGATCACCTCCCTGCAGAAGAGCTCCTTCGTGGAGGTCACCCAGGTCACCTCGCTGTGGCTGGCTCACAACGAGATCAGCGCCATAGAGCAGGGCACCTTCGCCATCCTGGTGCAGCTGAAGAACCTGGACATCAGTCGCAACCAGATCGTAGACTTCCCCTGGGGGGATCTGTACAACCTCAGCGCCCTGCAGCTGCTCAAGATGAACAACAACCACATGGTGAAGCTGCCCTGGGAGGCCTTCCACACCCTGAAAGACCTGAGGTCCCTGCGCATAAACAACAACAAGTTCACCACCATCGCCGAGGGCACTTTCGATTCGCTGACTTCCCTGTCTCACTTGCAGATCTACAACAACCCCTTCAACTGCACCTGCAGGCTCCTGTGGCTGAAGAGCTGGGCTGAGAACACCCTGATCTCCATCCCCGAGAAGGACTCCATCAGCTGTGCAGCCCCGGACAGCCTCCGAGGTGTCCCACTGGGGAGAATCCCAGACCTGCAGTGCGCGCCTCCCTCCGTGCAGCTGACCTACCACCCCAACCTGGACAACACCGAGCTCTACGACGGCTTCACGCTCCTGCTGCACTGCAGAGTCAGGGGCAGCCCCCAGCCGGAGGTCAGCTGGAAGGTGCAAACCGCCAGCCAAGCCCTGGAGATAAAGGGGCCCGGCGTGGAGAGGGCTGGGAACGAGCTACCCGCTGGCAGCTCCAAGCAGAGTGCAGAGCGCTTCGTGGTCTACGGGAACGGCACCCTGGTCATCCCTCACCTGAGCAAGCGAGAGGAAGGGACCTACACCTGCCTGGCCACCAACGAGCTGGGCAGCAACCAGACCTCGGTCAACGTGGCTGTGGCCGGTGCCCAGAAATACCCCGCCCGCCCCATGGAGGATCCCCTGGCAGGCAAAGCGCAGCCGGGGGAGAGGAAGCCGGGCCCCAAGGGCTCCAAGAACAGCGTCCTCAGCCCCGAAGAGAggcccaaacccctcagccccacccggCACAGCTCCCACTCGCCGTGGCTGGAACAGGTCCCCTCCAAGCGGCCCCCCTTCGAGAAGAATTGCGGCTCCAGCGCGGACACCCAGTACGTCTCCAACCATGCCTTCAACCAGAGTGGCCAGCTGAAGCAGCACACCTTCGACCTGGGCGTCATCGCGCTGGACGTGTCGGAGAACGAGGCCAAGGTGCAGCTCACCCCCTTCTACGGACAACCGGAAAAAGCCCACCTGCGGGCGCTCTACCTGTGCGCGGAGAGCGGCCACGGCCACTCCATGGTGCAGTGGTCCAGGATCGAGGAAGGTGTGAACTCCTACTGGTTCCAGGGCTTGACCCCCGGCACCAACTACTCGGTCTGCCTGACTTACCTGGGGGAGGATTGccaggtgcaagtggtcttcacCACCAAGAAGGAGATCCCCTCCCTCATCATCATCGTGGTggtcagcatcttcctgctggccCTGGCCACCGTCCCCCTGCTGGGGGCCACCTGCTGCCACTTGCTCGCCAAGTATCAGGGCAAAACCTACAAACTCATCATGAAGGCCCAGAACCCAGACCAGATGGAGAAGCACATGGCGGCCGACTTCGACCCGCGGGCCTCTTACCTGGAGTCGGAGAAGAACTACAACCCAAGTGAGCCAGGAGAAGGTGAGGCAGAGCGGGAGGcggaggggcagagggagctggagcGAGACGAGAGCCTGGTGGCCGAATCCATCGCCGAGTCCCAATCCAAAACCAATCCAGAGGAGTTTGAGGTGGGGTCCGAATACAGCGACAGGCTGCCCCTTGGGGCCGAGGCTGTGAACATCTCCCAAGAGATCAATGGGAACTACAGGCAGCCAGCTCGCTGA